The genome window TTCTTTTTAATATAACCCTGTTCTTGCAGTTCCAGTTTGATCTCTTGAATATCAGCGGGAGCAGCTAATTTAATCTGGTTTTCAATGTTTTCAAAGTATTTGATTTCATCATTTGTCAGTTTTAGCTGTTCCTTTACATACTCAACAGAGGTTTTGAGCTTATTATACTTAGTAAAGTACTTTTGGGCGTTGCGCGATGGTGATAATTCTGGAGCAAGCTTGATTTTTAGTGGCTTATTATCATCATAAAAGTTAGGAAGTTCGATTTCTTTCATTCCTGGAGTTAATTTACTAAGATAGGTAGTAAGGATCTCACCACAAATTCGGTACTGATCTGCAGTTGCTGCATCTTGTAATTGTTGTTGCAGTTTTTTTACTTTTCGCCGATCTTTTTTTAGCTCATTCTTCAATACCTTTAACACTTGCCCAGCTAATTCTTTGGAACGATCTTGCTCTGCTTTATTAGCATAGAAGGCATCGAGAAGGGCAGAGAGGGAGTCGAAATGTTGCAACTCACCATCAATATTTAATGGAGGGAACACAGCAAATTGAGTTTTTCCATTAGAGTGGGTGATTAATACTGGCTCTGGATTTTCAAAGTGCTTAAGAAAGTGCTGATAGGTAGCTGGTAAATTATCACTTTGCAGTAATTCTGCAGCTAATTCCCGTGCGGAGTCTTTGCCAAATCCTTGATAATGCTCCTGTAACTGATGACTTAATTCTACTGTGTCATCGGTTTGTCTTACAAGATCAGAGTAGACCTGGTTTGGCAAGTAAGGGTTAACTTTATCTTGCTTTGGTGGCATGACAAAGGTAGCACCAGGTAATAACAGGCGAACCCGATTTTGATCTGAGCCAACATGCTTAATGGTGTCAATGATTTTACCCGTCTTGAGATTAACGAGTGAAATATTACTATGCCGGGCCATAATCTCACTCACAAGAACTAATTGTTGACTATCTCCTAATTCATCACGAGTGTCAAAGGTAATTTTGATAATTCGATCATTATCAACTTGTTCAATTTTATTGACGATTGCACCTTCAAGGTATTTCCGCATTGTCATTGTAAAATTAGTTGGAACCGCCGGATTTTTGTATGGGATCTCAGTAATTTGGATTCGTGGGTATGTTGGATTAGCAGAAATGAGTAATGGGTAGTTGTGCCGGTGAGCACGGATCGTAATGATTAATTCTGCAGGGTAAGGTTGACTAACTTTGGCTACCCGACCAGTAGTTAATTTTTGATCTAGCTCATGGACAATTGCATGAGTAAACAAGCCGTCAAAAGACATTAGTGTAGCCTCCTAAATATTATAATTACAAACGAAAATAGCACTATTAATTATACAGTTTTACATCATTAATGAAAAGTAATGTTACTTTAGTGGACATATTTTTAGTTGGTTTAGGGCCGTCAATGTGGTATGCTTTTTGTATTATGTGGGTGAAATCCGCGTAAAAACGCAATTATTTTTAATTATACAAATTTAGAACATGGAGTTGATAAGATGAAAATTGCTGTTGTTACTGACAGCACTGCCTACCTTTCTCCTGAAGAGGCGGCGGCTAATAATATTCATGTTGTCCCAATCCCAGTGACATTGGATGGTCAAACATACCGTGAAGGTGTTGATATTTCCACCAGTGATTTTTATGAAAAGATGGCAAATTCAAGCTCTTTTCCAACGACTTCCCAAACGCCAATCGGCCAATTGATGGAAGTCTACCAAGGATTAGCTGATGATGGGTATGATGCTGTGATTAGCATTCATTTAACACGGGCTATTACAGGATATTTGGATACTGTTGAACAACTTGCTGAACAGATGAAAGATACAATCAAGATCGTGCCAATCGATTCCCACTTAACAGTTAAAATGATGGGATACTTAGCCT of Limosilactobacillus reuteri subsp. reuteri contains these proteins:
- a CDS encoding NFACT RNA binding domain-containing protein; translation: MSFDGLFTHAIVHELDQKLTTGRVAKVSQPYPAELIITIRAHRHNYPLLISANPTYPRIQITEIPYKNPAVPTNFTMTMRKYLEGAIVNKIEQVDNDRIIKITFDTRDELGDSQQLVLVSEIMARHSNISLVNLKTGKIIDTIKHVGSDQNRVRLLLPGATFVMPPKQDKVNPYLPNQVYSDLVRQTDDTVELSHQLQEHYQGFGKDSARELAAELLQSDNLPATYQHFLKHFENPEPVLITHSNGKTQFAVFPPLNIDGELQHFDSLSALLDAFYANKAEQDRSKELAGQVLKVLKNELKKDRRKVKKLQQQLQDAATADQYRICGEILTTYLSKLTPGMKEIELPNFYDDNKPLKIKLAPELSPSRNAQKYFTKYNKLKTSVEYVKEQLKLTNDEIKYFENIENQIKLAAPADIQEIKLELQEQGYIKKKKSGKKQRKVKVSAPEEFHTSDGTTVLVGKNNLQNDRLSFKIANKNEIWLHVKDIPGSHVVIRSTNPSEDTILEAAQLAAYFSKGRDSDNVPVDYLPVKRLHKPNGAKPGFVIFTGQKTLYVTPHKLSN